Proteins from one Podospora pseudoanserina strain CBS 124.78 chromosome 1, whole genome shotgun sequence genomic window:
- a CDS encoding hypothetical protein (EggNog:ENOG503NYG6), which translates to MLMFIYLAYSMMALLYETVPAFEDTWIECLGDLGRYRMAIEDDDIRDRENWTAVSRHWYSKASDKAPTTGRLYYYTKSLCVAIPFGSARESIMTLFDPIMAPTPNQQQSRLSVAEFAFVKVHAIMFSGKQMEKLHSTMDDFLQSLDSQITRSSRKWLEAGYHMGISNCCAVIGYGNEANPISKSLKQSRGADEEPQDQLMANNDLGSPVPEDNALKLFSQTYDIVARRDGDPNILPFLHVSLVFIYHLTFLPEAIHFVAPSFPWKRTALMMNTLLGSCKNYSRIEETVLPRSESRRPLPEDYAMRGLAWADRVSPSDCFSNEKIDDDEKYFEVASMAEERKERVLWLGHKIATSNPRWLRYNSSTHEFTVSPENETEAKRTPMSPVESVEMGELPDAAAITS; encoded by the exons ATGCTGATGTTCATTTACCTCGCATATTCAATGATGGCTCTGCTCTACGAAACTGTTCCGGCTTTCGAGGACACCTGGATCGAATGCCTTGGTGACCTGGGGCGTTACAGGATGGCCATCGAGGATGACGATATCCGGGATCGGGAAAATTGGACCGCCGTGAGTCGTCACTGGTATTCCAAGGCTTCTGACAAGGCTCCAACCACCGGGCGG CTCTATTACTACACTAAGTCCCTTTGTGTCGCGATTCCCTTCGGCTCTGCTCGCGAGAGTATCATGACCCTGTTCGACCCAATCATGGCCCCGACTCCCAATCAGCAGCAATCGAGGCTCTCGGTTGCCGAGTTCGCATTTGTCAAGGTCCATGCCATCATGTTCAGCGGCAAGCAGATGGAGAAGCTGCATTCAACCATGGATGACTTTCTTCAGTCTCTGGACAGCCAAATCACCCGCTCCAGCCGCAAGTGGCTCGAGGCTGGCTACCACATGGGCATTTCGAATTGCTGCGCTGTGATTGGCTACGGAAACGAAGCCAACCCAATCTCGAAGTCATTGAAGCAAAGCCGTGGTGCCGATGAAGAACCCCAAGATCAGTTGATGGCAAACAACGATCTTGGTTCTCCTGTCCCTGAAGACAATGCGCTCAAGCTCTTTTCTCAAACCTACGATATCGTCGCGCGCAGGGATGGCGACCCTAACATTCTTCCATTCCTTCATGTGTCTCTGGTTTTCATTTACCACCTTACGTTCTTGCCCGAGGCCATTCATTTTGTGGCACCTTCATTTCCTTGGAAGCGGACtgcgttgatgatgaataCGTTGCTTGGGTCTTGCAAGAACTATAGTCGCATTGAGGAAACCGTTCTTCCCAGGTCTGAGTCTCGAAGACCTTTGCCAGAGGACTATGCCATGCGGGGCCTTGCTTGGGCGGACAGAGTTTCTCCCAGTGATTGTTTCTCGAACGAGAAGatcgacgatgacgaaaAGTATTTTGAAGTTGCTTCCATGGCCGAGGAGCGCAAGGAGCGTGTGCTGTGGTTGGGACACAAGATCGCAACCTCCAATCCTAGATGGCTGCGGTATAATTCGTCAACCCATGAGTTCACTGTTTCCCCTGAGAATGAGACAGAGGCAAAAAGGACACCAATGAGCCCAGTGGAGAGtgttgagatgggagagcttcctgatgctgctgccatcACCTCTTGA